A section of the Oncorhynchus nerka isolate Pitt River linkage group LG3, Oner_Uvic_2.0, whole genome shotgun sequence genome encodes:
- the LOC115106815 gene encoding glucocorticoid modulatory element-binding protein 1-like, translating into MGSAEITVSSRNIVMVKEEEEEGEHCESRKTQVILHLQPIIQGANEDNADTGSTVLAIETHHEDNLAEGEEVEYGYPITCGESKAVLLFKKFVCPGINIRCVKFNDQLISPKQFVHVAGKATLKDWKRAIRLGGVMLRKMMDSGQIDFYQHDTVCTNTCRSTKFDVLINSTRFLPGRAMQPPPSPLPIDGGHAAVSDDRIEEKAYTTVEWSPGPAPPITSTANGHVKRKRGDIIPDGSLSFWRGIADVGLMGEVLSSFRTELVAMLRGVEVRSEKAILQEADAVVLNSLSEMFGLLDSVRRVLDLRRSETDDNQQQVHNALNVLEDQLEDQRKLRQDEPPPSPGHLYMGSFSKATPSKCPRLHPSSSSTTQPQNQTTQSSIVLSPITTSPVGQPLNVAGLPVATLAQLPTGSQLFTHYTTGNTSAGKRGSAMSVALHAASRVTVLNTTTESWVGTPLQALHLTQKKEQDSGDKESQRLGEERIVLVQQGVLLDTPGIQTHFDGNSGGSIRDGGRGGGAGAGEGQESEGTEGRVA; encoded by the exons ATGGGGAGTGCTGAGATCACAGTGTCCTCAAGAAACATAGTGAtggtgaaggaagaggaggaggaaggggagcacTGTGAGAGCCGCAAGACTCAGGTCATCCTCCATCTGCAGCCCATCATACAGGG GGCAAATGAGGACAACGCTGACACTGGCTCTACTGTTCTAGCCATAGAGACGCATCATG AAGACAATCTTGCGGAGGGTGAGGAGGTTGAGTATGGATACCCCATCACCTGTGGCGAGAGCAAAGCTGTCCTCCTGTTTAAGAAGTTTGTCTGTCCTGGCATCAACATCAGATGTGTCAAG TTCAATGACCAGCTGATCAGCCCCAAGCAGTTTGTTCACGTGGCAGGGAAAGCCACTCTGAAGGACTGGAAGAGGGCCATCCGACTGGGAGGGGTGATGCTCAG GAAAATGATGGACTCAGGTCAGATTGACTTCTACCAGCATGACACAGTGTGCACCAACACCTGCCGCAGCACCAAGTTTGACGTGTTGATCAACAGCACCCGCTTCCTTCCGGGCAGAGCCATGCAGCCCCCCCCTTCCCCTCTGCCAA TAGATGGAGGCCATGCTGCAGTGTCAGATGACAGGATAGAGGAGAAGGCCTACACTACAGTGGAGTGGAGCCCTGGGCCAGCTCCTCCCATCACCAGTACAGCCAATGGACATGTCAAGAGGAAAAGGGGTGACATCATCCCTG ATGGCAGTCTAAGCTTTTGGAGAGGCATAGCAGACGTTGGCCTGATGGGGGAGGTGTTATCCAGTTTCCGCACAGAACTAGTGGCCatgttgagaggagtggaggtCCGCAGTGAGAAGGCCATTTTGCAAGAAGCCG ATGCTGTTGTGCTGAACTCCCTTTCTGAGATGTTTGGGCTGCTGGACTCAGTGAGGAGGGTTCTGGACCTGAGACGCAGTGAGACTGATGACAACCAGCAGCAGGTCCACAATGCTCTTAATG TGCTGGAGGACCAGTTGGAGGACCAGAGGAAGCTGAGGCAGGATGAGCCCCCACCCAGCCCTGGTCACCTCTACATGGGCAGCTTCTCCAAGGCCACCCCCTCAAAGTGCCCGCGGCTGCATCCCTCTAGCTCTTCCACCACCCAGCCTCAGAACCAGACCACACAATCGTCCATCGTCTTATCTCCCATTACCACATCCCCAGTGGGTCAGCCTCTCAATGTGGCCGGCTTGCCTGTGGCCACACTGGCCCAACTCCCCACTGGCTCCCAGCTCTTcacccactacaccactggcaaCACCTCTGCAGGAAAGAGAGGCAGCGCCATGTCTGTGGCTCTCCATGCAGCCTCCAGGGTGACTGTGCTCAACACAACCACAGAGTCATGGGTGGGGACCCCTCTACAGGCACTTCATCTAACCCAGAAGAAGGAGCAGGACTCTGGGGACAAGGAGAGCCAGagactgggggaggagaggatagtaCTTGTGCAGCAGGGGGTACTACTGGACACTCCAGGGATTCAGACACACTTTGATGGGAACAGTGGGGGCTCAatcagagatggaggaagagggggaggagcaggagcaggggagggacaggagagtGAAGGTACAGAAGGAAGGGTTGCATAA